In the genome of Chryseobacterium arthrosphaerae, one region contains:
- a CDS encoding zinc-dependent metalloprotease, whose translation MERILIIIVSLCTVMISGQEWCAFDKVQQELEQKDPEIRKSREEAEARLLQMNVKDYVNKMGVTSKNGLYTGPIYEIPVVVHVIESSAPSNAHLIRTDAQIQTWIDNCNKIFATTYGNGYYPEGPGIDGGNVIPFRLVLAKRTPQCTNTNGIIRYNGSSLAGYDAAGVRVSGSVGPSAGQIKTLAPHWPEGTYFNIYMVTRIDDSSSGWAGFPGNQDHNYDSFMSSISPNTLAHEFGHAIGLHHVFNGASDPVSPPQASNCPDNSDCTSKNDFVCDTEPTANLLYSGAPPNTAINPCTGMPYQGTQYNVMNYTNRSRKFTAGQRERSVAMFMQRRSSLTISLGGTPITSPVPTLTASACNPAGINNPANQNYGPNRVQLGTIDNSSDTFWTYSNGHFYMDYSLQNCHRGNVFTDISVNSNQLKVSFTSRPQFIRAWIDYNNNGIFEDSELIGASPTAINPAQSPYVINFTPPASAVKDTYLRMRVIADRSQRNACDNLTNGQTEDYSVRIPVATLSTVEVSSASDGIHYSQNSNSLILVKAKAKKFGNYEIYDLSGKMVQKGKSDTNEIVLNFFTKGTYVLTFIENGQKVSKKFVQ comes from the coding sequence ATGGAAAGAATTCTAATTATTATCGTATCGTTATGTACTGTCATGATCTCCGGACAGGAATGGTGTGCCTTTGACAAGGTGCAGCAGGAGCTGGAGCAGAAGGATCCGGAAATCCGGAAATCAAGAGAGGAGGCAGAAGCCCGTCTGTTGCAAATGAACGTTAAGGATTATGTGAATAAAATGGGAGTAACCTCTAAAAACGGTTTGTATACAGGACCAATTTATGAAATTCCCGTTGTCGTACACGTCATCGAGTCTTCTGCCCCGTCTAATGCTCATCTTATACGTACTGATGCACAAATTCAGACATGGATAGATAACTGTAACAAGATCTTTGCAACAACCTATGGTAATGGCTACTATCCGGAAGGACCGGGTATTGATGGGGGAAATGTCATTCCTTTTAGGCTGGTATTGGCCAAAAGGACTCCACAATGTACTAACACAAACGGAATTATAAGGTATAACGGGAGCAGTCTGGCAGGATATGATGCTGCAGGGGTAAGAGTCAGTGGTTCCGTAGGACCTAGTGCAGGTCAAATAAAAACCCTAGCCCCACATTGGCCTGAAGGTACTTATTTTAATATATATATGGTAACTCGTATTGATGATAGCTCTTCGGGATGGGCGGGTTTTCCTGGAAATCAAGATCACAACTATGATAGTTTTATGAGTAGTATCAGCCCAAATACGTTAGCACACGAATTTGGGCATGCAATTGGGCTTCATCATGTCTTTAACGGGGCTTCAGATCCTGTATCTCCACCACAGGCCTCCAACTGTCCTGATAATTCTGACTGCACAAGCAAGAATGATTTCGTATGTGATACAGAACCTACCGCTAATCTTTTATACTCGGGCGCTCCTCCCAATACGGCTATTAACCCATGTACAGGGATGCCTTATCAGGGGACCCAGTATAATGTGATGAATTATACCAATCGATCAAGAAAATTTACGGCAGGGCAGAGAGAGCGTAGTGTAGCCATGTTTATGCAGCGACGGTCAAGCCTAACCATATCTTTGGGAGGAACTCCCATTACTTCTCCTGTGCCTACATTAACGGCTTCTGCCTGCAATCCTGCCGGAATTAATAATCCGGCAAATCAAAACTATGGGCCAAACAGGGTTCAGCTCGGTACTATAGATAATTCTTCTGATACATTCTGGACCTATTCCAACGGACATTTTTATATGGATTACAGTCTGCAAAACTGCCATAGAGGTAATGTTTTTACAGATATCAGTGTCAATTCCAATCAGTTGAAGGTAAGCTTTACATCGAGACCACAATTTATAAGGGCATGGATTGATTATAATAATAACGGCATTTTTGAAGATTCGGAACTGATCGGAGCATCACCCACGGCAATCAATCCTGCACAGTCACCTTATGTGATCAATTTTACACCTCCTGCTTCAGCAGTGAAAGATACCTATTTGAGGATGAGAGTTATAGCGGATAGAAGTCAGAGGAATGCCTGTGACAACTTAACGAATGGACAGACAGAAGATTATTCAGTGAGAATTCCTGTAGCAACCTTAAGTACGGTTGAGGTGAGCAGTGCATCTGACGGTATACATTATTCTCAAAACAGCAACTCACTGATCCTTGTTAAGGCAAAGGCTAAAAAATTCGGAAACTATGAAATTTATGATCTGAGTGGAAAAATGGTTCAGAAAGGGAAATCTGATACGAACGAAATTGTTTTAAATTTCTTTACAAAAGGAACGTACGTTCTGACTTTTATTGAAAACGGTCAGAAAGTTTCTAAGAAATTCGTGCAGTAA
- a CDS encoding transposase, whose protein sequence is MNCSEEQINEMYTLQSLDSEILLKWSKLLEYDFFRIYTQHLILYAPARANNQSEIKQKLSLPAFKKNIYTKEIIDFMVELIESGEKTKDQVIEEYRIPKTTLYKWLDKYKP, encoded by the coding sequence ATGAACTGTTCTGAAGAACAAATTAATGAAATGTACACTTTGCAAAGTCTTGATTCTGAAATTCTGTTGAAATGGAGTAAGCTTCTGGAATATGATTTTTTCAGAATATATACCCAGCATCTGATTTTGTATGCTCCGGCACGGGCTAATAATCAATCTGAAATAAAACAAAAATTGAGTTTACCGGCATTCAAAAAAAACATTTATACAAAAGAAATTATTGATTTCATGGTTGAGCTTATAGAAAGTGGAGAAAAGACGAAAGATCAGGTAATTGAAGAATACAGAATACCCAAAACTACTTTATACAAGTGGCTTGATAAATATAAGCCATAG